The Palleronia sp. THAF1 genome window below encodes:
- the tmk gene encoding dTMP kinase — protein MSAPSLFLSFEGIDGSGKSTQARMLAEHLSAQGREVVLTREPGGSNGAEEIRRLVLEGDPDRWSATTELLLFTAARRDHLERLIRPAVARGAVVICDRFADSTRVYQGLTRGDLRGLVDTLHDAVIGIEPDRTFLIDMDPETGLRRALSRQGKEERFESFGVDMQARMRQGFLDLAAATDRIAVIDGDRAPDVVAADVVAALPAAC, from the coding sequence GTGAGCGCGCCAAGCCTGTTCCTGAGCTTTGAGGGGATCGACGGGTCGGGCAAATCCACGCAGGCCCGGATGCTGGCCGAGCACCTGTCCGCCCAAGGCCGCGAGGTCGTGCTGACGCGTGAGCCGGGCGGTTCCAACGGGGCCGAGGAAATCCGGAGGCTGGTGCTGGAGGGCGATCCCGACCGCTGGTCCGCCACCACCGAACTACTGCTCTTCACCGCCGCCCGTCGTGACCATCTTGAACGGCTGATCCGTCCCGCTGTCGCGCGCGGTGCCGTAGTGATCTGCGACCGCTTTGCCGACTCCACTCGTGTTTACCAAGGCCTAACCCGCGGCGATCTGCGCGGCCTTGTCGATACGCTGCACGACGCTGTCATCGGGATTGAGCCAGACCGGACCTTCCTGATCGACATGGACCCCGAAACCGGCCTGCGCCGCGCACTGAGTCGGCAGGGGAAGGAAGAACGGTTCGAATCCTTCGGCGTCGATATGCAGGCCCGGATGCGGCAGGGCTTTCTGGACCTTGCCGCCGCCACAGACCGCATCGCGGTCATCGACGGCGATCGCGCACCGGATGTCGTGGCCGCCGATGTGGTCGCCGCGCTGCCCGCTGCGTGCTAG
- a CDS encoding DGQHR domain-containing protein, with translation MASTARKITTRKPKKRKKLSEEERRRNRIESSHKRTVRTTFANAGFVRIACVCDKEFTFNHVTSDFDDCFVHENIVILTEYTTSAESKVGDHIKGKQGVYNEVLKDPAAFVKFLKLTFPEISKNLHGRFKDHHMKVKILYCSLNSVKQQHKSLVPDVTFFDYHIAKYFETVSKATRSSSRFEVLAFLGLQNSDVGNAALSFSGNKQSQSFHCSILPETHSNFGQGFKVVSFYASPSAILERAHVLRRYGWRKGESAYQRLISVKKIQDIRRYLLGEKRVFVNNIIATLPAETKLLDGEGDTVKPELIQETKPGTIQLPQEFNTVGLIDGQHRVYSYHEGGLKEEMIREMREQQNLLVTGIIFPKGMSETDKLKFEAKLFLEINSNQMSAKSEIKQEITSILDPFSPDSVSRIVIGKLNDSSGPLQDAFQQFDFQKDRMKTSSVVSFALKPLVAPSGPLFPRASGEIQEKFKAKSDDGLRDYTDFCCSEINKIFSAVKKNLADEKWTSDRKVEDRFLTTRNVNSIIAALRNLVRDTEPLSFDQYDNALSTFGSFDSSSFGSSRYNAMGESIYLKFLRPVANLAPRR, from the coding sequence ATGGCTTCGACGGCGAGGAAAATTACGACACGAAAGCCAAAGAAGCGAAAGAAGCTATCTGAAGAAGAGCGGAGGCGGAATAGAATTGAAAGTTCGCATAAGAGAACGGTTCGTACCACCTTTGCAAATGCTGGATTTGTTCGAATTGCATGTGTTTGTGATAAAGAGTTTACATTCAATCATGTTACGTCGGATTTCGATGACTGCTTCGTTCACGAAAACATCGTAATTCTGACGGAGTACACGACCTCCGCAGAGAGCAAGGTTGGCGATCATATCAAAGGGAAACAGGGTGTCTATAACGAGGTCCTCAAAGATCCTGCAGCCTTTGTAAAATTCTTAAAGCTTACGTTTCCTGAGATTTCCAAGAATCTGCATGGTAGATTCAAAGATCACCACATGAAAGTGAAGATATTGTACTGCTCTTTGAATTCGGTGAAGCAGCAGCATAAAAGTCTTGTTCCGGATGTGACCTTTTTCGATTACCACATAGCAAAGTACTTCGAAACTGTTTCCAAAGCGACGCGATCCTCGTCACGATTTGAGGTTTTGGCCTTTCTCGGCCTTCAGAACTCCGATGTTGGAAACGCCGCATTGAGCTTTTCGGGGAACAAGCAATCCCAGAGCTTTCATTGCTCTATACTTCCAGAAACTCATTCTAATTTCGGCCAAGGCTTTAAGGTTGTCTCTTTTTACGCTAGTCCGTCCGCAATTTTGGAACGGGCCCATGTTTTGAGGCGATATGGTTGGAGAAAGGGTGAAAGCGCCTATCAACGATTAATTAGTGTCAAGAAAATTCAAGATATTCGAAGGTACTTGCTTGGCGAAAAACGTGTTTTTGTGAATAATATTATCGCAACTTTGCCAGCGGAGACAAAGCTTCTCGATGGGGAAGGCGATACCGTTAAGCCTGAGCTCATTCAGGAAACCAAGCCAGGAACCATACAGTTACCGCAAGAATTCAACACTGTAGGATTGATCGACGGTCAGCATCGGGTCTATTCGTATCATGAGGGTGGACTGAAAGAAGAAATGATTCGGGAGATGCGTGAGCAGCAGAACCTTCTAGTCACAGGAATAATCTTCCCCAAGGGGATGAGTGAAACCGATAAGCTGAAGTTTGAAGCGAAGTTATTTCTTGAGATAAACTCTAATCAGATGTCTGCCAAGTCAGAGATCAAGCAGGAAATCACCAGTATTCTTGATCCATTCTCCCCTGACTCCGTATCCCGAATAGTCATCGGAAAGCTGAATGACTCATCTGGCCCGCTCCAAGATGCTTTTCAGCAGTTCGATTTTCAGAAAGACAGGATGAAAACGTCGAGCGTTGTCAGCTTTGCATTGAAGCCGCTGGTAGCACCTTCGGGACCGCTCTTTCCGCGGGCGAGTGGAGAAATTCAGGAAAAGTTCAAGGCCAAGAGCGACGATGGCTTGCGCGACTATACTGACTTCTGCTGTAGCGAGATAAACAAGATATTCTCTGCGGTGAAAAAGAACTTGGCAGATGAGAAGTGGACTTCTGATCGAAAGGTCGAAGACCGGTTCTTGACCACGAGAAATGTGAACTCAATCATCGCAGCGTTGCGGAACTTGGTAAGAGACACAGAGCCGCTCTCATTCGATCAGTATGACAATGCGCTGTCTACGTTCGGAAGTTTCGATAGCAGCAGTTTCGGATCGTCGCGTTACAATGCAATGGGTGAGAGTATTTACTTAAAGTTTCTACGTCCAGTGGCCAACTTGGCTCCCCGACGATGA
- a CDS encoding DNA-methyltransferase, which produces MDVGSQDMTVLSQPETYMPTYLVGDASDHLRNISDETVDLIVSSPPYNIGKSYEKQSRLTLEEYLLWQTDVLKELARTLKPTGSLCWQAGTYVNAGNLLPLDIPFYSIINSLGLQLRNRIVWRFNFGLNSDRRFSGRYETVLWFTKSDRYKFNLDPVRIPQLYPGKRHSASHREKSGKLSGNPKGKNPSDVWEFDAKKDFLENPIWDFPNVKNNHPEKEDHPCQFPIELAERCVLAFTDENDLVLDPFVGTGSTALAAQKQKRRSIGIDKEKSFVDISKSRSEKICDGTLRIRPIGKPIARPSQSAKVARIPAEWKEIE; this is translated from the coding sequence ATGGATGTGGGTTCACAAGATATGACAGTACTGTCTCAGCCGGAAACATATATGCCCACCTACTTAGTTGGTGACGCTTCGGACCATCTGCGGAATATCTCCGATGAAACTGTTGATTTGATTGTCTCCTCTCCACCTTACAATATCGGTAAAAGCTACGAGAAGCAGAGCCGACTTACGCTTGAAGAATACCTGCTATGGCAAACTGATGTTTTGAAGGAGCTTGCCCGCACCCTCAAACCAACAGGTAGCCTATGCTGGCAAGCCGGTACCTACGTAAATGCAGGAAATTTGCTTCCCTTAGACATTCCCTTCTATAGCATAATAAATTCGCTGGGCTTGCAGCTTCGCAATAGGATCGTTTGGCGCTTCAATTTTGGTCTCAATAGCGATAGGCGCTTTTCCGGAAGATATGAGACAGTTCTGTGGTTCACTAAATCCGACAGGTACAAATTCAATTTAGATCCTGTGCGTATTCCGCAGTTATATCCGGGCAAGCGACATTCCGCCTCTCATCGGGAAAAATCGGGCAAGCTAAGCGGAAACCCGAAAGGTAAAAATCCCTCTGACGTTTGGGAGTTCGATGCTAAGAAGGATTTCTTAGAGAATCCAATTTGGGACTTTCCAAATGTCAAAAATAACCATCCTGAAAAAGAAGATCATCCGTGTCAGTTCCCAATCGAGCTGGCCGAAAGATGCGTTCTAGCGTTTACAGACGAAAATGATCTTGTTCTTGATCCATTTGTTGGAACAGGATCGACTGCTTTAGCCGCGCAGAAGCAGAAGCGAAGGTCAATTGGGATCGACAAAGAGAAGAGCTTCGTGGATATATCTAAGAGTAGGTCTGAAAAGATTTGTGACGGCACTCTTCGTATTCGTCCAATCGGAAAGCCGATTGCTAGGCCTTCTCAGAGCGCCAAGGTCGCTCGGATCCCCGCAGAGTGGAAGGAAATAGAATAA
- a CDS encoding DNA polymerase III subunit delta' yields the protein MSDDTPYEPDRVEGVPHPRHTEQLFGHAAPERTVLEAWNDDRMHHAWLLTGPRGIGKATLAWRIARFLIAGPERGGMFGGSDTLDLPPDHPVTARTRALSEPSLFLMRPTLSPTGTERRDITVDVARGLRDFLHMSATDGGQRVVIVDAADQLNPQAANAILKLVEEPPARTTFLLIAHAPARLLPTIRSRCRTLALQPLNATDLGAAIEQAGLEPSVDAASLSQLASGSVGEAARLLQEDGPKLYADLVALAGGVPEIDRQRLLKLTTGLNGAAGRGKMDALARLLDLLLSRLARQGAGLPPDAEAARGEADVLARLAPDANAGRAWAELAAEVSARIAHGRAVNLDPSSLVLDSGLMINNTGRATVRG from the coding sequence ATGAGCGACGACACCCCATACGAGCCGGACCGCGTCGAAGGCGTGCCCCACCCGCGCCACACCGAGCAGCTGTTCGGCCACGCCGCGCCCGAGCGCACGGTTTTAGAGGCATGGAACGACGACCGGATGCACCACGCGTGGCTGCTGACCGGCCCGCGCGGTATCGGCAAGGCGACGCTCGCGTGGCGTATCGCGCGCTTTCTGATCGCGGGACCAGAACGCGGTGGCATGTTCGGCGGGTCAGACACGCTCGATCTACCACCCGATCACCCGGTCACCGCCCGCACCCGTGCGCTGTCCGAGCCGTCGCTGTTCCTGATGCGGCCGACCCTGTCGCCCACCGGCACCGAACGGCGTGACATCACCGTCGATGTGGCACGCGGCCTGCGCGATTTCCTGCATATGTCGGCAACGGATGGCGGGCAGCGCGTGGTCATTGTGGACGCTGCCGATCAACTGAACCCGCAGGCTGCCAACGCGATCCTGAAGCTGGTCGAAGAACCCCCTGCCCGCACAACCTTCCTGCTGATCGCCCACGCCCCTGCCCGTCTGCTTCCCACGATCCGTTCGCGCTGCCGCACCCTTGCCCTGCAACCGCTGAACGCTACCGACCTGGGCGCTGCCATCGAACAAGCGGGACTGGAGCCGTCCGTGGACGCGGCCAGCCTGTCGCAACTCGCCTCTGGTTCGGTCGGAGAGGCAGCACGGCTGCTGCAAGAGGATGGCCCGAAGCTTTACGCCGATCTCGTTGCGCTTGCGGGCGGCGTTCCGGAAATCGACCGCCAACGCCTGCTAAAGCTGACGACCGGCCTGAACGGCGCGGCAGGACGCGGGAAGATGGACGCCTTGGCGCGCCTGCTCGACCTGCTGCTGTCGCGCCTGGCCCGCCAGGGCGCGGGCCTTCCCCCCGATGCGGAAGCCGCGCGGGGAGAGGCCGATGTGCTCGCCCGCCTTGCCCCCGATGCAAACGCAGGACGCGCGTGGGCGGAACTGGCCGCCGAGGTCTCGGCCCGGATCGCGCATGGGCGGGCAGTCAACCTTGACCCGTCATCCCTGGTCCTAGATAGCGGCCTGATGATCAACAACACGGGCCGCGCCACAGTGCGCGGCTGA
- a CDS encoding SPOR domain-containing protein gives MGTRLITICAVAALMTGCVGGGNEDGSDTVRGATTQRLVERDVEAPEVFQVADAGVWDGRPSLGGVWVAHPDTDEPERVIIRNEANGQFVIGALFRRDGDLPGPALQVSSDAAEALQMQAGTPSQLNVTALRREEQSNGATPAASTGLGTPPPVETASLDNDTPLASSEPPVAPAPVSAPASVSTQSSSLSKPFIQIGIFSVERNAENTATALRSAGLTPTINEQRTAGKTFFRVTVGPAANSGARAADLETVKGLGFSDAYFVSG, from the coding sequence ATGGGCACACGCCTTATCACGATTTGCGCCGTCGCAGCGCTTATGACGGGCTGCGTCGGCGGTGGGAATGAGGATGGCAGCGACACCGTGCGCGGGGCCACGACCCAGCGACTTGTTGAGCGCGACGTCGAGGCGCCAGAGGTGTTTCAGGTTGCCGACGCGGGCGTTTGGGACGGGCGGCCATCCTTGGGTGGTGTCTGGGTCGCGCATCCAGACACGGACGAGCCAGAGCGCGTCATCATCCGCAACGAGGCCAACGGACAGTTCGTCATCGGCGCGCTGTTCCGGCGGGACGGCGATCTGCCGGGCCCTGCGCTCCAGGTCAGCTCGGATGCGGCAGAAGCGCTTCAGATGCAGGCCGGTACGCCGTCGCAACTGAACGTCACGGCGCTGCGCCGTGAAGAGCAATCGAACGGCGCAACACCGGCTGCTTCGACAGGACTGGGGACCCCCCCGCCGGTGGAAACCGCATCTCTCGATAACGACACGCCGCTGGCCTCTTCCGAACCGCCCGTGGCGCCGGCCCCGGTCAGCGCCCCGGCCTCGGTCAGCACGCAGAGCAGTAGCCTGTCCAAACCGTTCATTCAGATCGGTATCTTCAGCGTAGAGCGAAACGCCGAAAACACCGCGACCGCCCTGCGCAGCGCGGGTCTGACGCCAACGATCAACGAACAGCGCACCGCCGGGAAAACCTTCTTCCGCGTCACCGTTGGCCCGGCGGCGAACTCGGGCGCGCGGGCGGCCGATCTCGAAACCGTGAAGGGGCTTGGCTTCTCGGATGCGTATTTCGTTTCGGGCTGA
- a CDS encoding recombinase family protein codes for MATYGYARVSSTGQSLELQREALKAAGCEIIREEKVSGTSRKGRHELNTLLDFLRPGDELIVTRIDRLARSVSDLQTLAESLQERQVALKATEQPVDTSTAAGKAFFQMLGVFSEFETNLRKERQMEGITKAKKAGVYKGRKPKIDAAEVQRLKAEGLGATQIAQRLGIARTSVYRLITSTR; via the coding sequence ATGGCAACGTATGGATATGCACGGGTCTCTTCCACCGGACAGAGCTTGGAGCTTCAGAGAGAAGCCCTGAAGGCGGCTGGATGCGAGATCATCAGAGAAGAGAAGGTCAGTGGCACTAGCCGAAAGGGACGCCACGAGCTCAATACGCTCCTAGACTTCCTCCGCCCCGGCGATGAGCTTATCGTCACACGGATCGACAGGCTGGCCCGTTCGGTCTCAGACCTTCAGACACTCGCTGAGAGCCTTCAGGAGCGCCAAGTTGCCCTCAAAGCTACCGAACAGCCCGTGGACACCAGCACAGCCGCTGGCAAGGCGTTCTTCCAGATGCTTGGGGTCTTCTCCGAGTTCGAGACGAACCTCAGGAAAGAGCGTCAAATGGAAGGGATAACCAAGGCAAAGAAGGCTGGCGTCTACAAGGGCAGGAAACCGAAGATTGATGCGGCTGAGGTGCAGAGACTCAAGGCTGAAGGGCTTGGAGCCACACAGATCGCCCAGCGCTTAGGTATCGCGAGAACGTCAGTGTATCGACTGATCACCAGCACTAGATAA
- a CDS encoding TatD family hydrolase → MTPITDSHCHLDFPDFDGAQAEFVARAAEAGVHRMVTICTKLRQADQVRAIAEAHAPVYWAAGTHPMSAGDEPMVSVDEILALTAHPKMVGIGETGLDYHYSRNSMDAQQDSLRIHMEACRQSGLPLIIHSRDADEDMARILTEEHANGAFDCVMHCFSSSAALAQTALGLGFYLSMSGITAFKKSSELRDIFAAAPLDRILVETDSPYLAPPPHRGKRNEPAFVAHTARAAAETFGLSYEDFAKQTEENFARLFRKAA, encoded by the coding sequence ATGACTCCGATCACCGACAGCCATTGCCACCTGGACTTCCCGGACTTCGACGGCGCGCAAGCCGAATTCGTCGCGCGCGCGGCAGAGGCCGGCGTGCACCGCATGGTGACGATTTGCACCAAGCTGCGGCAAGCCGACCAAGTGCGCGCCATCGCCGAAGCGCACGCCCCTGTCTATTGGGCAGCCGGGACACATCCGATGAGCGCGGGCGACGAGCCAATGGTCAGCGTGGACGAGATTCTTGCACTTACCGCGCATCCCAAGATGGTCGGAATCGGTGAAACGGGTCTGGATTATCACTATTCGCGCAATTCAATGGACGCGCAGCAGGACAGCCTGCGCATCCATATGGAGGCCTGCCGCCAATCCGGCCTACCCTTGATCATCCATTCGCGCGATGCCGACGAAGACATGGCGCGGATCCTGACCGAAGAGCACGCCAACGGCGCATTCGATTGCGTGATGCATTGCTTTTCGTCTAGCGCGGCACTGGCGCAAACGGCGCTTGGCCTCGGGTTCTACCTGTCCATGTCCGGCATCACCGCCTTCAAGAAATCCAGCGAATTGCGCGATATCTTCGCCGCCGCACCGCTGGATCGCATCCTTGTCGAGACCGACAGCCCCTACCTTGCCCCCCCGCCCCATCGCGGCAAGCGCAACGAACCGGCTTTCGTCGCCCACACGGCCCGCGCCGCGGCCGAGACCTTCGGCCTGTCCTATGAGGACTTCGCCAAGCAGACCGAAGAGAATTTCGCGCGCCTGTTCCGGAAAGCCGCATGA
- a CDS encoding MBL fold metallo-hydrolase, producing MSLRFTILGCGSSGGVPRIGGHWGACDPANPKNRRRRCSMLVERIEPEGTTRVLIDASPDLREQLLDAGIGAVDGVVFTHSHADHCHGIDDLRMIVINTRERVKVWADDTTRADLLQRFSYVFETPKGSDYPPILQMNAINGPVTITGKGGDITLTPFIAHHGNIDALGFRIGGLAYLPDAGALPDTTWKALENLDIWVVDALRRSPHPSHSHLDNTLEWIARAQPKRAVLTNMHNDLDYETVRAETPDHIEPAYDMMVLTLDDA from the coding sequence ATGAGCCTGCGATTCACTATTCTTGGCTGCGGCTCGTCCGGTGGTGTGCCGCGAATCGGTGGGCATTGGGGTGCGTGCGATCCCGCGAACCCGAAGAACCGCCGCCGCCGCTGCTCTATGCTGGTGGAACGGATCGAGCCCGAAGGCACCACCCGCGTTCTGATCGACGCCTCGCCGGACCTGCGCGAACAACTTCTGGACGCTGGCATCGGCGCCGTCGATGGCGTGGTCTTCACCCATTCCCACGCGGACCACTGCCACGGCATCGACGACCTGCGCATGATCGTCATCAACACCCGCGAGCGCGTGAAGGTTTGGGCTGACGACACGACGCGCGCGGACCTGTTGCAGCGGTTCAGCTACGTGTTCGAGACGCCAAAGGGTTCGGACTACCCGCCGATCCTGCAGATGAACGCGATCAACGGGCCGGTGACGATCACTGGCAAGGGGGGCGACATCACCCTGACGCCCTTCATCGCACACCACGGAAATATCGATGCTCTCGGCTTTCGCATCGGCGGGTTGGCCTATTTGCCGGACGCGGGCGCGCTGCCCGACACAACGTGGAAGGCGCTGGAAAACCTGGATATCTGGGTCGTTGACGCTTTGCGCCGTAGCCCTCACCCAAGCCATTCGCATCTGGACAACACGCTGGAGTGGATCGCCCGCGCGCAGCCCAAGCGCGCCGTGCTGACCAACATGCACAACGATCTGGACTATGAGACCGTGCGTGCCGAGACGCCCGATCATATCGAACCCGCCTATGACATGATGGTCCTGACGCTGGACGACGCATGA
- a CDS encoding D-alanyl-D-alanine carboxypeptidase family protein: MTFLRSALILLATTIGLHAQGFDTNATGAYVKDISTGTVLLSKNADVPLPPASMSKLMTLNMLFEALKDGRVQMDTRFGVSSKAKAMGGSTMFLNERDRPTVEELIQGIIVMSGNDACVVVAEGLAGTEEAFARQMTDRARDLGMMNSTFANASGWPHPDQRMSMQDLGILAERLINEFPDYYGYFAQKEFAFDNRAPANTTNRNPLLGLGIGADGLKTGHTSEAGYGLVGSAAQGDRRIVFVITGLDSERARREESERIVNWAFRQFVEREIVQEGRSIATADVWLGQQSTVDLVAGDGRTMLIPALEQDNVIAEARFDSPLRAPIAEGAEVGTLLIKIAGLPDTEVPLVAASAVAKGGFMPRMKTAANVLLARAMESDEADPETAEPAAE; this comes from the coding sequence ATGACATTTTTACGATCCGCCCTGATCCTGCTGGCCACCACCATCGGCCTGCACGCGCAGGGTTTCGATACCAACGCCACCGGCGCCTACGTCAAGGACATCTCGACCGGCACAGTTCTTCTGTCCAAGAACGCCGATGTGCCGCTGCCGCCTGCGTCCATGTCCAAATTGATGACCCTGAACATGCTGTTCGAGGCGCTGAAAGACGGTCGCGTGCAGATGGACACACGCTTCGGCGTATCGTCGAAGGCCAAGGCCATGGGCGGTTCGACCATGTTCCTGAACGAACGTGACCGTCCCACGGTGGAAGAACTGATCCAAGGCATCATCGTCATGTCCGGCAACGACGCCTGCGTCGTGGTCGCCGAAGGGCTGGCCGGTACGGAAGAGGCCTTTGCCCGCCAGATGACCGACCGCGCCCGCGATCTTGGGATGATGAATTCGACCTTCGCCAACGCATCGGGCTGGCCGCATCCGGACCAGCGCATGTCGATGCAGGACTTGGGTATTCTGGCCGAGCGGCTGATCAACGAATTCCCCGACTACTACGGCTATTTCGCGCAGAAAGAGTTCGCTTTTGACAACCGCGCGCCGGCCAACACCACGAACCGCAACCCGCTGTTGGGCCTTGGCATCGGTGCGGACGGGCTGAAGACCGGCCACACCTCCGAGGCTGGTTACGGCCTTGTCGGCTCTGCCGCGCAGGGAGACCGGCGCATCGTTTTCGTCATCACCGGCCTTGATAGCGAGCGCGCGCGGCGTGAGGAATCCGAGCGGATCGTCAACTGGGCCTTCCGCCAATTCGTAGAGCGTGAGATCGTTCAAGAAGGTCGTTCCATCGCCACCGCGGACGTATGGCTTGGGCAGCAGAGCACCGTCGATCTGGTCGCCGGTGACGGCCGCACCATGCTGATTCCGGCGCTGGAGCAAGACAACGTCATTGCAGAAGCACGTTTCGACAGTCCGCTGCGCGCGCCGATCGCCGAGGGTGCCGAAGTGGGTACGCTGCTCATCAAGATCGCTGGTCTGCCGGACACCGAGGTGCCGCTGGTCGCAGCCTCTGCCGTCGCGAAAGGCGGCTTCATGCCGCGCATGAAGACGGCCGCGAACGTACTGCTGGCCCGCGCGATGGAAAGTGACGAGGCCGACCCCGAAACCGCAGAGCCCGCCGCAGAGTGA
- a CDS encoding IS5 family transposase — protein MSRPTPPAYKTKNWPSYNAALKRRGSLTIWFDPAMIWEAAPTGKRGRQPDYSDAAIQTCLTMKVLFGMALRQTTGFVESLLRLIDLNWAVPNFSTLSRRQRSLKVNIPYRGSQGPLHLLIDSTGIKVEGEGEWNARKHGGTKRRVWRKIHIGIDEQTLEIRAAEFTTSVVGDAPMLPELLDQIPPDQEIASVTADGAFDTRKCHDAIAARGAAAIIPPRRNGKPWKPDSPGAAARNEALRASKRFGRTIWRRWSGYHRRSRVETKMHCVKLLGQRLMARDFDRQVAEFQVRVAVLNGFTALGIPVTEAVE, from the coding sequence ATGAGCAGACCCACACCCCCCGCCTACAAGACCAAGAACTGGCCTTCCTATAACGCAGCGCTCAAGCGCCGCGGCTCGCTGACGATCTGGTTCGATCCAGCCATGATCTGGGAGGCTGCGCCGACCGGCAAACGCGGTCGACAGCCTGACTATAGCGATGCCGCGATCCAGACCTGCCTGACCATGAAGGTGCTGTTCGGCATGGCGCTGCGGCAAACGACAGGGTTCGTCGAAAGCCTCCTGCGGCTGATCGACCTTAACTGGGCGGTGCCCAACTTCAGCACGCTGTCGCGGCGCCAGAGGTCCCTGAAGGTCAACATACCCTATCGTGGCTCACAAGGGCCGCTGCACCTCTTGATCGACAGCACCGGGATCAAGGTCGAGGGCGAAGGGGAGTGGAATGCACGCAAGCACGGTGGCACGAAGCGTCGGGTCTGGCGCAAGATCCACATCGGTATTGACGAGCAAACACTGGAAATCCGCGCCGCCGAGTTCACCACAAGCGTTGTGGGCGATGCGCCCATGCTGCCCGAGCTACTCGACCAGATACCGCCTGATCAGGAGATCGCCAGCGTCACCGCTGACGGAGCCTTCGACACCCGCAAGTGCCACGATGCCATCGCTGCTCGTGGCGCTGCTGCGATCATTCCGCCTCGGAGGAATGGCAAGCCCTGGAAGCCCGACAGCCCCGGGGCGGCCGCCCGCAACGAAGCCCTACGCGCATCGAAACGCTTCGGCCGAACCATCTGGCGACGATGGAGCGGCTACCACCGCCGAAGCCGCGTCGAGACAAAGATGCACTGTGTCAAACTGCTGGGTCAGCGCCTCATGGCGCGCGACTTCGACCGGCAGGTTGCGGAGTTCCAAGTCCGTGTGGCCGTCCTGAACGGCTTCACCGCGCTCGGCATTCCTGTCACTGAAGCCGTAGAATGA
- a CDS encoding tyrosine-type recombinase/integrase — MCATEPISGDSITYRESKTPAGNRIIPIHNELKSTISRLLESQNDDFLLSGLVATKHGTRSDAIGKRFGRLKIDQGHGPSKVFHSIRKTVATLLEQAGVPENISADILGHQKNTMTYGLYSGGTNLNSRLEAINLISYS, encoded by the coding sequence ATTTGTGCAACAGAGCCCATATCAGGCGACAGTATAACTTACCGAGAAAGCAAAACTCCCGCTGGGAACCGTATAATTCCAATACACAACGAACTGAAAAGCACGATTTCAAGGCTTCTCGAATCTCAAAACGATGACTTCCTTCTGTCTGGGCTTGTGGCGACAAAGCACGGGACTCGCTCAGACGCTATCGGAAAGAGGTTTGGTAGGCTGAAGATAGATCAAGGACACGGCCCATCTAAGGTTTTTCACAGTATTAGAAAAACTGTTGCGACCTTACTTGAGCAAGCTGGAGTGCCCGAAAACATTAGCGCTGATATTTTAGGTCACCAGAAGAACACGATGACCTACGGCCTTTACTCCGGAGGCACGAACCTCAACAGCAGGTTAGAGGCGATTAACCTGATCAGCTACTCATAG